In bacterium, the DNA window GAAACCCCTTTCGGCTGGACCATCGAAAGTTGTAGCACCAAGGAGGCCCTGTCGGCCGGGGCCCAAAAGGGAACAGACGACATGCTGACCTCACTGGCTGTCCCGATTCACGGCTCAGTCGCCCGTCTTGCCTCAGAACCAGCAGTTACCCTGCGCCTCATAGGCCCTGCATTCTCACGTGACGATCTGCAAACCCAGCGCCAAACGGTAATATCCCTCAACAGCAATACCGTCGAGGTCATCGTCCGTTCTGAAACCCTGCCCACCACCGGCTGCGCCAGAACCGAGATCCCTGCAGACATGAGTCCGTGGCTGGCCGCTACTCCCTTCATTCAGGCAAGCGACAAGCGGCTGATCAAAAAGGCGCTGGAGATCACCGGAGCTTGGACAAATAGTCTGGAGGCTGCGATGGCGATCTATCAGTGGGTATTCACCCAAGTTGAGAAAAAGCCCACGGTCAGCCTGCCCTCAGCACTGGATGTGCTGGCTAATCCCCAGGGTGATTGCAATGAGCACACCTATTTATTCACAGGACTGGCCAGAGCCGCCGGTCTTCCCTGTAAAGTCAGGGTAGGCCTCACGCTTCATGAAGGCCAATTTTACTATCACGCCTGGCCTTCAGTCTATGTTGGCCAGTGGCTGGACATGGATCCCACCCGAGGCCTCCCCATCGTCAATACCGGTTACCTCTCTCTCATCGAAGGCGAACTGGCCGAACAGATGAAATTAATGAGCGTGATTGGAAAACTGAAAGTGGAAATCAGAAGTCAGTAAACAGTGGGCAGAGGGCAGTAGGCAGAGGGTGTCCATTATGATCAATATTCAGAATCTTAATAAACATTTCGGGGCGGTTCAGGCGGTCAAGGATTTGTCACTCAGCATCCCTGCCGGCGAACTATTTTGCTTCCTCGGGCCTAATGGTGCCGGCAAAACCACCACCATCAAGATGCTTACCGGTTTGATACGCCCGGATTCCGGCACTATTAAAATCGGAGAATTCAATATTCAGACCCAGTCCGTTGAGGCTAAGCGCATCATGGGTTACATCCCCGACATGCCCTTCCTCTATGAGAAACTCACGCCTGTCGAGTTTCTCAAATTTGTGGCCGGACTGTACAATATCACTCGCCCCGATTTAAATGATCATATCGAGGCGGCCCTCCAACAATTCGGGCTACAGGAGGCTAGGAATGCCCTGATTGGAGAGTTGTCGCACGGCATGCGCCAACGCCTGCTTTATATGGGCACTTTTATCCATAACCCGAAGGTTATCCTGATTGATGAACCCCTGATCGGGCTTGATCCCCATTCCATTCGCATGATCAAGGATCTCCTGCGCGCCAAGGTACGCGATGGTATGACCATTCTCCTGACTACCCATATTCTCGCCCTGGCCCAGGATATCGCCGACCGGATCGGCATTATCTCCGGTGGCAAACTCATCGCCCTTGGCACTTTCAGTGAACTGCAAATCCAATCCGGCAACAATGGCACACTGGAAGAGATCTTCCTGAAACTTACCAGCATATGACGCCGCTAACCGCCATCTGGATGAAGGATTATTTTGTGCTGCGCAATTTGCGGCGCATGCTACAGCGCGAGTCGGTGTTTAAGGTGACCTTCATTCTCCTTTTTGCCACAGGGCTGATGGGAGGTTTCTTCGCCATGTTTATATCCGGCTTCCGGTTCCTCTCGGAAATGGGGGGAGGCGGCTTCATGATTACCCATCGCCTGTTCGCCCTTTTCTTCCTCGGGCTCGGCATCATGCTATTAATGTCCAACGTTATCACCTCCTATTCCACCATTTTTAAATCACGGGAAACCCTTTTTCTACTGACCACACCCCTCGATATACGCACCCTGGTGACCTATAAATTCATCGAGTCCAGCCTGCTCAGTTCCTGGGCCTTTTTCTTTCTGATGCTACCCTATACCGCCGCCTATGCCTGGCATGCCCGCCTTGGGCTACTGTTCCCTGTCTGGACGCTCCTTCTCGCCATCCCTTTTGTTCTCTTGTGTGGCGCCATCGGAACGCTGATTTCTCTGGCTGCCGTCCGGTGGTTTCCACGCAAAAGGATCTTCTGGGCCGTCATCGCAGGCCTAGTATCGGTCGCAACGATTTATGGCATCATCCAAATCCGCCCGGTTCTAAACGAAGACGCCTCGTTCATCCTCAATCGCTTTCTGCCCGGCCTGCAACTCGCCTCCCACCCCCTCATGCCGAACAGCTGGGTTTCGGAGGGAATCATGGCACTGACCAGCGGCCAATGGACACGCGGACTCCTTTTATGGCTGGTCCTGATCACCAATACCGCGGTGCTGATGCTCCTCGTTCAATGGTTGGGGGAGCGAACCTTCTACAGTTCCTTCCAGAAGGAAGCGGGAGCGTCAGGACTTCGTCGCCGGTCCTCCGAACTGCTGGGCTGGCTGGACAAAAGCCTTGTGTTCCTTCCCTATGATATCCGGGGAATGGTCATGAAGGATATCCGCTCATTCCTGCGTGATCCCATGCAATGGTCGCAGGCGCTGATCTTTTTTGGCTTACTAGCGATCTACTTCTCCAGTTTCCGATCCTTTCACTACAATCAAATGCCGGATCTCTGGCGAAACCTGATCGTGTTTCTAAACATCTTCAGTGTGTCATCGGTCATCTGCTCGCTGGCAGCCCGGTTTGTATATCCGCAATTAAGTTTGGAAGGTCACAGCTTCTGGATTCTGGGACTGGCACCAACAGGCATGCGTCGTATTTTGCTGACCAAGTTTTCCCTGGCGGCGTTGGCCATGGTCACCGTCAGTGCGGGCTTAATGGGGCTGGCGGCCTGGATGCTTCAGGCGGGATGGGCGTTAACTGTGCTCTCAGTGGGGCTGGCGATCGCGATATCGCTTTCCGCTGCGGCACTGGCCACCGGGCTGGGTGCCATATTCATTGACCTCAAACAACCCAATCCGGCGGCTATCATCTCGGGATTCGGGGGGACAATGAACCTCGTGTTCACCTTGGGGTATATGCTCAGTGTTATTCTACCATTCGGATTTATCTGGCACTGGCATGTTACCAGCGGATTTAGCGGCACTCCGTTCCATCAAGCCAACATCGCCGCCACCCTCTGGGTTGTGATCCTCTCCCTCACAACGATCATCATTCCCCTCTGGCTCGGCATCCGCAGCCTTAAGCATCGGGAATATTAACTTTTATAATTGCAGGATTGCGGGGATTACATCATCAGATGCTGAATGAGGATCTTGAGGCCGATTCCGATTAAAACCAGCCCACCAAAAATCTCGATTTTCTTTTCGAAGAAATGACCGCAGGCATCTCCAATGTAGACGCCCGCCAGACAGAGGAGGAACGTCACGGACCCAATGAGAATGATCGGGGTGATAATCGCCACCTTGATCATGGCAAAGGTGACCCCGACGGCCAGGGCGTCAATACTGGTGGCAATTCCCAACACCAGAAGCACACCCGCTTTGAGGGGATTGTCGGCCTTCTCGGCATCATCCAATTGAAACGCCTCATAGATCATTTTTCCACCAATGATGCTCAACAGCACGAAAGCAATCCAGTGATCCACATTGCACAGCAGTTGCTGGAGGCCAAGCCCCGCTAACCAGCCAATAACCGGCATGACGGCTTGAAACCCGCCAAAGGTCAGGGCAATCATAAGCGCATGCTTGAGCCGCAGGTTCTTAATGGCAATCCCACTGGTAACTGAAACAGCAAACGCATCCATAGCCAACCCGATAGACAATAGAAGGATTTCTATAAAACTCATATCAACTCCAGTACGGCATCAAATGAATCACACTGGTAAGTGGGAACTTCGTTGCCAGGTGCTCCGTATCCATAGGTAACAAAAATGCTATTTGCCCCGGCCCGCCGGGCTGACTCCAAGTCGGTATAGTTATCCCCCACCACCCAGGTATTCCGGGGAGTTACTCCGGCAGTAGCCATGCAATTAGTGATCATATCAGGGGCAGGCTTTAACACCGGGAAACGATCTGCCGCCAGGACGGTTATGAACCAATCATAGATTCCCAGATGCCTCAGGATAAGATCACAGGATTCGGCTGGCTTATTCGTAGCCACTGCAAGGATGTGGCCCCGCTCCCGCAGACACTTAAGGCCCTCAAAGACCCCGGGATACAACCCCGTTTGATCCACAGCATGCGCCCGGTAGAGCGGCATCTGGACTTTCAAGGCTTCATCCACATCAATGCGGGTTCCCTGCAAGGCACGGGTCACCAGCATCCTCACCCCATTACCAACATAACCGCGGATGGACTCCGGGGCCAATGCCGGAAGGCCAAAATGCCTTCGCATCAGGTTAACGGCCGTAGCCAGATCCTGACAGGAGTCCACCAGGGTTCCATCAAGGTCAAAAATGATTAATTTTCCAGGTTCCACACCACTACCCCAGACGCAGCTTCTCAAATTGTGATTTATTAAGTCACGCGAGCAAAGACCGTCAAGCCTAGCACCACCAAAACAAAGCCCAGCACAACTCCTGCGGCTCCAGCCAACCGGCAACTGCCATCTGTGGCACAAAACTTTTCAACCGCAAGCCGAAAGCGATAGGGCGACAGGACCAATAGAGTTCCCGCAACCACCCAGCAATACGCCAGCCCGGCGATAAGCCAGGTAGCCTTGGACGCAGAAAGACATTGGATGCTCAGAACAGGATTAGCCACCAGCAACAGCAGCCCGCCCAAGGCCCTGGCGGCAAGAAGTTCATTCATGAACACCAGAATCAGGCCCAGCACAACCGGAGTCAAAATCCAAAGCAACCACTTATAGTCACCAATAAAGTTGCCCAGCGGCATGGCATTGACTTCAACCGCAGACCACCCTAATGCCATGGCGGACAGAACGGCACCCAGCCAAAAATTACGAGGAAACAGCTTAAAAAGTTTCCGAACTGTTTGCGGGGCCAGCACTAGTGGCGCATGCAAAGCCACATAGACGCCCCCGATCCAAAGCGATAATTCTGCCAATGACATCATAACGACTTAACCTCTTTCAGTGTCCCATATAACGTTTGAGCTCCGACCTTTTCAACCAAGACATGAACTATATCACCAACCTTCACCTCTTCGCGAGGGTCAAAGATCGTGATTTTGTTGGTACTCGACCGGCCCGCCCACCGCGTTTTATTCCGCAGGCTTGGCCCCTCAACAAGCACCTCAACGGTCTTACCTATGCACGCCCGATTCAGGGCCTCACCCATCACATCCTGGTCAGCCAGAATCACGTGATTCCTCCGGAGTTTCTCTTCAGCAGAAATATCGTCTTCCAAGTCTGCGGCCGGAGTTCCCTCGCGGGGTGAATACTTGAAAATAAAAGCATTATCAAACTGGGCGGCGGCCATCAGCCAGCGCGTTGCCTCAAA includes these proteins:
- a CDS encoding transglutaminase-like domain-containing protein produces the protein MNRITQRSQRRWLVTLILGLWLAAMGWLIFYEAYPELRTHSSAGYRTFLSHGVMIMDRWMKISFQGKPIGYTHTSVDVDEKDGTTQYRINNRTILSITIMGSRQRIAVNADAIVDALYKLSSFSFSLTSTGYAITVEGIRKRGNLFSVSIKGMGSTQHLDITIPEGAVIYSPMTEMTLKSLSPGNYAVLQIFNPVTMTAQNVTVRALRHESLLQKNKAITTTVLAAKIDGMETLSWIDSDGLMLKQETPFGWTIESCSTKEALSAGAQKGTDDMLTSLAVPIHGSVARLASEPAVTLRLIGPAFSRDDLQTQRQTVISLNSNTVEVIVRSETLPTTGCARTEIPADMSPWLAATPFIQASDKRLIKKALEITGAWTNSLEAAMAIYQWVFTQVEKKPTVSLPSALDVLANPQGDCNEHTYLFTGLARAAGLPCKVRVGLTLHEGQFYYHAWPSVYVGQWLDMDPTRGLPIVNTGYLSLIEGELAEQMKLMSVIGKLKVEIRSQ
- a CDS encoding ABC transporter ATP-binding protein; translated protein: MINIQNLNKHFGAVQAVKDLSLSIPAGELFCFLGPNGAGKTTTIKMLTGLIRPDSGTIKIGEFNIQTQSVEAKRIMGYIPDMPFLYEKLTPVEFLKFVAGLYNITRPDLNDHIEAALQQFGLQEARNALIGELSHGMRQRLLYMGTFIHNPKVILIDEPLIGLDPHSIRMIKDLLRAKVRDGMTILLTTHILALAQDIADRIGIISGGKLIALGTFSELQIQSGNNGTLEEIFLKLTSI
- a CDS encoding manganese efflux pump MntP family protein, yielding MSFIEILLLSIGLAMDAFAVSVTSGIAIKNLRLKHALMIALTFGGFQAVMPVIGWLAGLGLQQLLCNVDHWIAFVLLSIIGGKMIYEAFQLDDAEKADNPLKAGVLLVLGIATSIDALAVGVTFAMIKVAIITPIILIGSVTFLLCLAGVYIGDACGHFFEKKIEIFGGLVLIGIGLKILIQHLMM
- a CDS encoding HAD-IA family hydrolase; its protein translation is MRSCVWGSGVEPGKLIIFDLDGTLVDSCQDLATAVNLMRRHFGLPALAPESIRGYVGNGVRMLVTRALQGTRIDVDEALKVQMPLYRAHAVDQTGLYPGVFEGLKCLRERGHILAVATNKPAESCDLILRHLGIYDWFITVLAADRFPVLKPAPDMITNCMATAGVTPRNTWVVGDNYTDLESARRAGANSIFVTYGYGAPGNEVPTYQCDSFDAVLELI